In Natrinema amylolyticum, the following are encoded in one genomic region:
- a CDS encoding DUF7289 family protein, whose protein sequence is MGNTIGRSLEPGGKSRAEAELLGVVLLIALVIVGAASVFIVGGTALGQLEGSSQDEAASQSLVNAKAEMSALQTGDVSEISLSESVRANTRVESQSGNFTIRTADGEEYNTTFGSIVYERDGNHIAYQGGGVWELHDNTSTVVSNPQFDNRGGGNETVSLHFAATSLQGAERSGSDLTIRSKGTNESLQDLPQTLPEGPTTIEIESEYYEAWGKLLEERTEMDVEYDHGAETVTGTLTVSDEVTIENALTVDGELDASGGISVSSYDSNGATVPAWEGVGDGSYQETGNGDLVVTDRIRQGGSADISGDIYVADDFSISGGANVDGNITATGDVDIGSATVTERIVSDGDVSVTSGGASFEDGSEVNVANGFTNTGGGNSFDGVIRAGNRLEIGGGGAGVGETGVVHAQDIVDISNEHPAAETYEGDDADAPSLDELDVITERTDSMPDPRDEVATAVTQYEDTNDNDDLGAIGGGNADDTIRAGNYYIDGNLEYSGNSELTFDTNDGDIDLVVDGDIDAQNVDSNIEGDGIVNIYVNGTFETGGSASWTNDDGAGDRLWIYTADSGGETYIQASGGDFYGVIFSASEVRLGGGTNVYGAIITEGSDISGGQSIYYDEAIQDTDLGGIENEGVFDTAYIDISATELTVDDQ, encoded by the coding sequence ATGGGGAATACTATCGGTCGCTCTCTGGAGCCCGGGGGGAAATCCAGAGCGGAAGCGGAGCTACTCGGCGTCGTCTTACTCATCGCGTTGGTCATCGTCGGCGCAGCGAGCGTCTTCATCGTCGGCGGTACTGCGTTGGGTCAACTAGAGGGGTCCAGTCAGGACGAGGCCGCATCGCAATCGCTCGTGAACGCGAAAGCCGAAATGAGTGCGCTGCAGACCGGTGACGTCAGCGAAATCTCGCTGAGCGAATCGGTGAGAGCGAACACTCGAGTCGAGTCTCAGTCGGGTAATTTCACGATACGAACGGCGGACGGCGAGGAATACAATACGACCTTCGGCTCGATCGTCTACGAACGCGACGGGAATCACATCGCCTATCAGGGCGGTGGCGTCTGGGAGTTACACGACAATACCTCGACGGTGGTGAGTAACCCTCAGTTCGACAACCGAGGCGGCGGCAACGAGACGGTCTCGTTGCACTTCGCTGCAACCAGTCTGCAGGGAGCGGAGCGGTCCGGATCCGACCTGACGATCCGCTCGAAGGGAACGAACGAGTCACTGCAAGACCTCCCACAGACGTTACCCGAAGGCCCCACGACGATCGAGATCGAATCCGAGTACTACGAGGCGTGGGGGAAACTGCTCGAGGAGCGGACAGAGATGGACGTCGAGTACGATCACGGCGCGGAGACGGTCACCGGCACGCTCACCGTTTCCGACGAGGTAACGATCGAAAACGCGTTGACGGTCGACGGCGAGTTGGACGCGAGCGGTGGCATCTCCGTCTCGAGTTACGACTCAAACGGTGCGACGGTGCCGGCATGGGAGGGGGTCGGTGACGGGAGTTACCAGGAAACGGGTAACGGCGACCTCGTCGTGACCGACAGAATACGGCAAGGCGGAAGTGCTGATATTAGCGGCGATATATACGTCGCCGACGATTTCTCGATCAGTGGGGGTGCAAACGTTGACGGGAACATTACCGCGACGGGAGACGTTGATATCGGAAGTGCTACCGTTACTGAGCGGATCGTTTCCGACGGCGATGTCTCCGTTACGAGCGGCGGTGCGTCGTTCGAAGACGGAAGTGAGGTGAACGTCGCGAACGGCTTCACGAATACGGGAGGGGGCAACAGCTTCGACGGAGTTATTCGCGCCGGTAATCGGCTCGAGATTGGCGGGGGCGGAGCGGGAGTCGGCGAAACCGGTGTCGTTCATGCACAGGATATCGTCGACATATCTAATGAACATCCTGCGGCCGAAACGTACGAAGGAGACGACGCGGACGCGCCGTCGCTGGACGAACTGGACGTGATTACGGAGCGAACCGACTCGATGCCCGATCCGAGAGACGAGGTAGCGACCGCCGTCACGCAGTACGAAGACACTAACGATAACGACGATCTCGGAGCTATCGGTGGAGGGAATGCCGATGATACGATTCGGGCTGGAAACTACTATATCGATGGCAATTTAGAATACAGTGGAAACTCCGAACTGACGTTCGATACGAACGACGGGGACATCGACCTCGTCGTCGATGGCGACATCGATGCACAGAACGTGGATTCGAATATCGAAGGAGACGGAATAGTCAATATCTACGTCAACGGAACGTTCGAGACAGGGGGCAGCGCATCGTGGACGAACGACGACGGTGCCGGCGATCGCCTCTGGATATACACCGCCGATTCCGGCGGGGAAACGTACATTCAAGCGTCTGGAGGGGACTTCTACGGCGTGATTTTCTCCGCGTCGGAAGTCAGACTGGGCGGTGGAACGAACGTCTACGGGGCAATCATCACCGAGGGCAGCGATATTTCCGGTGGGCAGAGTATCTACTACGACGAGGCAATTCAAGACACCGATCTCGGAGGTATCGAGAACGAGGGCGTGTTCGATACCGCCTATATCGACATCTCGGCTACCGAATTGACCGTCGACGATCAATAA
- a CDS encoding HTTM domain-containing protein, which translates to MTGSSSESATATATGDEVATLGAVRALVRSRLGIDPRALGAFRIGLGLVILLDLLVLRAPGLGTFYTDAGILPRSALEELSPTLARWSLHALSGSVWVQALLLTVTVVLAACLLVGYGHRLAAVGSALLLTSLHARNPYLVNGGDTILISLLVFAALLPLDARWAVRPRRREHSSARESRTDRRVISTATAVLLLHVVVIYAINAVLKFRSDEWLSGIAVQRIFRLESFTAYLGPTVAEYPALLTAINWLWIAVLSASVLLVLTTGRLRAATVAAYVGAHLGMAATMRLGIFPFVMVTAVLVFLPPPVWDRLEHFVSTTGMAHRLGALATSGGTGGTGEIERPSAPSRGERVEAGSASSESVISPRVRRGTRLAASVLLVCLFLAAAGWQVAAAGLVDTPDAGDDSALESASWAFFAPNPPNTDSWYVVEATDGSGSSTDLLRGGPVTFDGRPDDADRYSSTLWDRYGRKGQGAGDPALESAGTYFCERAPDDVESVTIYRVDQSVDADGSVGEPTPHELIVSQC; encoded by the coding sequence ATGACAGGTTCCTCGTCCGAATCCGCGACCGCGACTGCGACCGGCGACGAGGTGGCAACGCTCGGCGCGGTTCGAGCGCTCGTCCGATCGCGTCTCGGGATCGATCCCCGGGCGCTGGGCGCGTTCCGGATCGGACTGGGGCTCGTCATCTTGCTCGATCTGCTCGTCCTCCGCGCTCCGGGGCTGGGGACGTTCTATACGGACGCGGGTATCCTCCCGCGGTCCGCCTTGGAGGAGCTCTCACCGACGCTCGCACGCTGGTCGCTGCACGCGCTGTCGGGCTCGGTGTGGGTGCAAGCCCTCTTGCTCACGGTCACCGTCGTTCTCGCGGCGTGCTTGCTGGTGGGCTACGGACACCGACTCGCGGCGGTCGGCTCGGCGCTCCTCCTCACGTCGCTACACGCTCGCAACCCGTATCTGGTCAACGGCGGCGATACGATCCTCATCTCGCTGCTCGTTTTCGCGGCGCTGCTCCCGCTCGACGCTCGGTGGGCAGTTCGCCCTCGTCGCCGCGAGCACTCTTCCGCCCGCGAGTCCCGGACGGATCGGCGCGTGATTTCGACGGCGACCGCAGTGCTCCTCCTGCATGTCGTCGTCATTTACGCGATCAACGCGGTCCTCAAGTTCCGGAGCGACGAGTGGCTGTCCGGGATCGCAGTCCAGCGGATCTTCCGACTCGAGAGCTTTACCGCCTACTTGGGGCCGACAGTCGCAGAGTATCCCGCCCTCTTGACCGCGATCAACTGGCTCTGGATCGCCGTCCTCTCGGCATCGGTACTGCTCGTGCTCACGACCGGCCGGCTCCGAGCCGCGACCGTCGCCGCCTACGTCGGTGCCCATCTCGGCATGGCGGCGACGATGCGTCTGGGGATCTTTCCGTTCGTCATGGTCACCGCCGTGCTGGTCTTTCTCCCACCGCCGGTCTGGGACCGTCTCGAGCACTTCGTCTCGACGACCGGAATGGCACACCGACTCGGCGCTCTCGCGACGAGCGGCGGGACGGGTGGAACGGGCGAGATCGAACGACCGTCGGCACCGTCGCGCGGCGAGCGAGTCGAGGCGGGATCGGCGTCGTCCGAGTCCGTGATTTCACCCCGCGTTCGCCGGGGCACGCGACTCGCCGCGTCGGTGCTCCTCGTCTGTCTGTTCCTCGCCGCAGCGGGCTGGCAGGTCGCGGCCGCGGGGCTCGTCGACACTCCGGACGCGGGAGACGACAGCGCCCTGGAGAGCGCGAGTTGGGCCTTTTTCGCGCCGAATCCGCCCAATACCGACAGCTGGTACGTCGTCGAGGCTACCGACGGCTCCGGGTCGTCGACCGATCTCCTCCGCGGGGGTCCGGTGACGTTCGACGGACGGCCCGACGACGCGGATCGGTACTCGTCGACGCTCTGGGACCGATACGGACGGAAGGGACAGGGAGCGGGCGATCCCGCGCTCGAGTCGGCGGGGACGTACTTCTGTGAGCGGGCCCCCGACGACGTCGAGTCGGTGACCATCTATCGCGTCGACCAGTCGGTCGACGCCGACGGATCGGTCGGTGAACCCACTCCCCACGAGTTAATCGTCAGTCAGTGTTGA
- a CDS encoding HAD family hydrolase, whose translation MATRTAYDAVIFDNDGVLTTPTDRDVLIEAMGDAFETVGVTDPSAEHIETLLSPDVPSLRRVAADHGVDPDALWSAREEAAIAAQLAELRTGRKRHYDDVTALESLSVPTAIVSNNQHETIGNVLEHCELDGFDVWYGREPTLEGIERKKPTPYYLERALADLTVENPLFVGDSRVDIAAADAAGVDAAFIRRDHRTGYELSSEPTHEIESLAALTELV comes from the coding sequence ATGGCAACCCGCACGGCGTACGACGCGGTCATCTTCGACAACGACGGCGTCCTGACGACGCCGACGGATCGAGACGTGCTGATCGAGGCGATGGGCGACGCCTTCGAGACCGTCGGCGTCACCGATCCGTCCGCCGAGCACATCGAGACGCTACTCAGCCCGGACGTGCCCTCGCTGCGTCGCGTCGCGGCCGATCACGGCGTCGATCCCGACGCCCTCTGGAGCGCCCGCGAAGAGGCCGCGATCGCGGCCCAACTCGCCGAGCTTCGAACCGGCCGGAAACGACACTACGACGACGTCACTGCCCTCGAGTCGCTGTCGGTTCCGACCGCGATCGTCAGCAACAACCAACACGAGACGATCGGCAACGTCCTCGAGCACTGCGAGCTCGACGGATTCGACGTCTGGTACGGCCGCGAACCGACGCTCGAGGGGATCGAACGGAAGAAGCCGACGCCGTACTACCTCGAGCGGGCCCTCGCGGACCTCACGGTCGAGAACCCGCTGTTCGTCGGCGACAGCCGCGTCGATATCGCCGCGGCCGACGCGGCCGGGGTCGACGCCGCGTTCATCCGACGCGACCACCGCACGGGCTACGAGCTCTCGAGCGAACCGACACACGAAATCGAGTCGCTCGCGGCCCTGACCGAGTTGGTCTGA